The Nodosilinea sp. FACHB-141 sequence CAAGCGCACCTATCCACGGGGCATGGATACTGAGGTTTTGCCGACTTGGGCCTTAGAGCAAGCCTATCGCGAAGCCACCGAACCACCAGAGCGAGAACATGTGACGCCGTTTATCTACAACCACCCAGAGCGCTATTCTCTCGGCCATGTTATCTATTCCGAAGACCTCAGCCACCATCGCTGGACAGTAGATACCCCAGAAGATTTTGAGCTGATCAAGCGCATGTTAGAAGAACTTTACTCCCTCTCGCCTAAATTCGATTTGCAAGACTGTCTGCGGGTGATCGAAAGCCACCCCGACTGGTCGGCAATTAATGGCCACATTGAGCAAAAGCTGTACGGAATTTAGCTATGCAGGTTTTGTTTCGAGCTGATGCATCTACACAAATAGGAACAGGTCACGTAATGCGATGCCTAGCCTTGGCTCAAGCCTGCCTTGCTGAAGGGGGGCAAGCTCATTTTTTGATGGGGTGTGAAGGGGCTACCCTAGCGCAGCGGCTAACTGGTGAAGGAGTTGCAGTGAGCTATGGGTCTGTGCCATGGGCCAGCGAGGCCGATGCCCAAAACACCATTGCTCTAGCAAAAGATTTGCAGGCTGATTGGGTTATCGTTGATGGCTACCACTTTGGTGCAGAGTACCAAAAATGGCTTAAGGATGTAGGGACAAAACTTTTAGTGCTGGATGATTATGGCCACGCAACGCACTATTGGGCTGACATAGTCCTCAATCAAAATATTACTGCTGAGGAAGAAATTTACGCTAACCGGGAATCTTATACTAAGTTGTTGCTGGGCACTCGCTATGCATTGCTAAGAGAGGAGTTTTGGCCCTGGCGCAGTTGGAAACGGCAGATTACTCCTATAGCATCAAAGGTGCTGGTTACTTTGGGTGGATCTGACCCCAGCAACATTACTTTGGCCGTAATTCAGGCGTTGCAAAAGGCTGAGATTGCGGAGCTAGAGGCAGTTGTAGTAGCCGGAGCTAGCAACCCCCATTGTAGTGAGTTAGCCCAAGCAGTAAAAGGTTGGGAGAAAAGCATTACCTTGAAGCAAAACGTGACCAACATGCCTGAACTTATGGCTTGGGCTGATTTGGCAATTACAGCGGGCGGAAGCACCTGCTGGGAAACTGCTTTTATGGGATTGCCAAGCATGGCGATCCCATTGGTCGAGAACCAGACTGCAATCGTGAAAACTCTCTCTAGCTTAGATGCCGTTGTTAGCATTAGCTCTCATGAAGCTTTTGAGATAAATTCTTTCGCTCATTGCTTAGAGAAATACCTTAAGCAGCAGGAGTTACGTTCGAGCCTATCGAAAAAATTCAGCAATTTAGTAGATGGATATGGCTCTGAGCGATTAGCGATGGTTCTACAGGAGAGTCTTATCAGGCTCAGACCTGTAAATGAAGAGGATTGCTCACTGCTCTGGCATTGGGCTAATGATCCAGTAACTAGAGCTTCTTCATTCTCGTCAGAATTGATTTCTTGGCACGAGCATATCCAATGGTTTAATGCCAAGATTAAATCTGAGAGTTGTACAATGTATATCGCTCTAAACAATAGAGATCAACCTGTTGGTTTAATTCGGTGTGAAGTTGATGCCAAAAATGAAGCCGTGGTCTCAATTAATATCGCTAGTCAATATAGAGGGATGGGTTACGCCAGTTCAATCATTGAAAAATCTTCCTCAAAGATGCTGAGAAACTCAAAACTGCATCAGTTGAATGCATATGTTAAGCAAGATAACTTGGCATCTATTAAAGCCTTCCTAAAGGCAGGATTTAAGCAAACTGACAAGCCGTCTTCAGAGACTAGCAATAGCAAGCCAAGTGCAATTCATTTAATAAAACAAAATCACTATTTTTAGTTTGGCAAACCCATGAAGACGATAAATATTTGCAATTATAAATTGGGTAACACTGCTCAGCCATTTGTAATTGCTGAAATGTCCGGCAACCATAATCAGTCTCTGGCTCGGGCGCTAGAACTTGTGGATGCGGCAGCTAAGGCAGGGGCACATGGTTTGAAGATCCAAACCTACACTGCTGATACTATGACTCTCGATATCAAAGAGGGTGAGTTCTTTATTAAAGACCCTAATAGTCTTTGGCAAGGGAATTCACTTTACAGTTTATATCAACAGGCTCATACCCCTTGGGAATGGCACCAGCCCATCTTCGATCGCTGCAAAGAGCTTGGCCTAGTCGGCTTTAGCAGCCCTTTCGATGCCACCGCCGTCGATTTTCTTGAGACTCTCGATGTCCCCTGCTACAAAATAGCCTCGTTTGAAAATACCGACCTGCCGCTGATTCGCAAAGTGGCCAGCACCGGCAAGCCTATGATTATCTCCACTGGGATGGCAACCATCGCCGAACTAGACGAAGCAGTGTGCACTGCTCGTGCTGCCGGATGCCCAGACTTGATCTTGCTCAAATGCACTAGCACCTACCCGGCCAGTCCTGCTAACGCCAACATTATGACTATTCCCCACCTGCGCCAGCTGTTTGATGTACAGGTAGGTCTGTCAGATCACACCATGGGCATTGGCGTTGCTGTTGCCAGTGTTGCCTTGGGGGCCACCCTGATCGAAAAGCACTTCACCCTCAGCCGAGCCGATGGTGGGGTAGACTCAGCCTTTTCTATGGAGCCGGACGAACTGCACCAGCTAGTCATCGAGACTGAGCGGGCCTGGCAGTCGTTGGGCCAGGTCAGCTATGGGGCCACGAAAGATGAAGAAAAATCGGTAAGATTTAGGCGCAGTCTGTATGTGGGGCAACCTATGGAGGCAGGTGAGGTATTCACCGCCAATAACCTGCGCATCATTCGGCCCGGATTTGGTTTGGCACCCAAATATTTTGATGATTTGATTGGCAAACCCGTCAAAAAAGCCACTCCAGCAGGCACCCCCGTCACTTGGGATTTGATTTTATAAACCAGCGGTTTTATACCTATGGGCTACCCCCCTGACCTAGAGCAGCAGATCAAACGCATCAACACTTTTGAGGAAAAATACCCTGCCCCAGATGCGCACCAGTGCTACGGCTTGGGTAAATGGCTCAAGCGTCATCTAGCCTTGCGCGAGGGTATTCCTCTGCACATTCACATGGATCATGGGGTTCGCATCAGCGAGGCCATGACTAATTGCGATCTGTTTGCTACTCAGCCCATCTTTTTCACCAGTGCTGCCCAGCGGAATGAGTACGTCAAGCAAACTGGCAAGCAGGCCTACGTTAGCGGTTCGCCCTTTGTCGCCTGCCGCATCCTTAACCAAATTAAATCAGACCCAAATGCTAGAGGCACCGTCGCTTTTCCCGTCCATTCCACTCACCTAATTGACGTGGTAATCGACTGGGAAAAGTATGCCGACGATTTGCTCAACCTGCCCGCCGAGTATCAACCCGTCACAGTGTGCCTGTATTGGAAAGATCTGCTGGCTGGGCGGCATACCCCGTTCATCAAGCGGAGCATGACGGTGGTGACCACTGGGCATATGGCTGACCCTGACTTCGCCACCACTTTTTATGCCATCCTGCGGCAGCACCGCTACTGTACTAGCAATATGGTGGGGTCTTACACCTTTTACGCCGTCGAGATGGGGATTCCATTCTTTATTCACGGCATGCCGCCAGTTTTCAACAACCACGGCCACGACCACAACCGCCCAACCGGTACCTACACCGTTGACAATCTGGCAGACGATCGCGAGAAGCGCGACTTTTTAGAGTTTCAAAATCTATTTGAGCTGGATATGAATGCGGAGGTGACAATCAGCGAGCGCACTCGTGCCCTCTGCCTGAGCAAATTAGGCCTCGGCCAAGCCGATAGCAAAGCCACTCTGCGCCGGGTTATCTACCAGGCCTGGGCCAACCATGTGGCCCGGTGGCCCATCAATAAAGCCCATGGCGCTGTGAAAAAGCTGCGGCGGTTAGCCCAACCGACAAAATCGCGGCTGAACCAAGCACTCACCGGCAATATTCGTCAGCTCGAAGGAGTCGATATTCCTGCTAGCAAGATGATTTCGCCGATTATTCGGCAGACCATTAATTCAGGTGTCTACGAGTTTGGCGAGATCAGCCTGCTGAAAAAGTATTTAGACAAGCAAGATACAGTGATGGAAATTGGCGGTGGCATTGGCTTCTTGTCGGGCTATTGCGCCAAAAAAGTTGGTTCTGAGCGGGTGTTTACCTACGAGGCCAACCCGGTGCTGAAAGAGGCTATTCAAACCTTGCATGCTAAAAATGGGGTTAGCCCAACGGTGGCGATCGCGATGGTAGCCAACACCAACGACACCAGCAAAACCGAAAAGTTCTACGTCACCCCAGACTTTTGGAGTTCGTCACCAATACAACCCACTACTGAAATTGTGGATCGGGTGATCGAAGTGCCAGTCAAATCTTTTGAGCAAGAGTTGGAAAAAAATCAACCCACTCTGCTGGTGGTCGATATTGAGGGTGGGGAGTATGACCTGTTTGCCCAGGCCACCCTAAATACCGTACGCAAGCTCATTGTTGAGGTGCACTATGCGGTGCTGGGGCCAGAAAAAGTAGCGGCCCTTAAAACAACCTTTAGCAGTCTAGGCTTTGAGCTGGTTGAGGCGATCGCTAACTGTGATGACCAGATCTGGTATTTGCAGCGATCGCCCCTCTAAACGTTCACTATAGTGAAGCAGATTTCAGGCTGATGCTAAGCTAAAATTCTAAGCACTTAGCATCAAATTTTATTTATCTAAATCAAAAACTAAAGCCTATCAGGTCAGAATAGTTTGCAAGGTAAGCTTTCACTCTGCTCCAAGGGTGCTCATCATGGATACAGCTCCTACTCAAAGGCTAGAACTACTTTACAGAGAGTATGTGAGATTAAATGACAAAGCAGAAGATTTCATAAAAAGCACCTACGAAAACTTTAAGTTACTGGGTGTGGTAGGCGCAGTCATAATTATTTGGAAACCCATTTCGGAGATCATTCTACCTGCAATTCCAAGGCTTGAGTCTAGCCTATTTTTATTTCTAGGCTTTTTAAGCTTGCTTACAATCTTAGGATTGGTGGCATTCACAAATCTAATTAAGCAGTCTTATTCATGGTATTTTGTCCACAACTTACAGGCTTATGAATTAGAAATAAAAAAAGAGCTGAAAGAACTGGAAGGTTCTCAAATCTTTAATTTCAACATAGGCAAAGAAGAACCAAGATTTATCATAGCCTCGTATCGATTGGCTTTTAGATCCTTTCTCTTTTCAACGGCTGCGTTCGTTACGCTAATACCGTTCGCAATTCTTTGCTGTTCGAGTATTTTGTACGCAATACTTTATTTTTTAGTGTCGGTTCTAGGATTTCTAATCTATTTGCAAATTTCCAGAAGAGTTTTGAGGCAATACTCTAACAGTAATTTTCTTTGGTGAGCACAGCAACTCGCGAAGACGATAGATTCAATCAGTTTTGAAGAGTGTTTTTAAGCTTTACGGGTAACTTCGACCATGATTTCGGTCATCATTCCCACCCTTAACCGTGCAGACAGCCTAGCTCTGGCGCTTGAGTCAATGACTCGGCAGCAAGCTCCAGGTAATGACTTTGAGGTTTTGGTGGTGGACAATGGCTCTACCGACCACACCAAGGCAGTTGTCCAAGCCTTTGCGGATGAGCTGGCCTGGGCGCATCTGCGCTACATTTTTGAGCCTGAGCCGGGGCTGCTGTCGGGGCGACACCGGGGTGCCCAGGAGGCCCAGGGCGACATCCTCTCGTTTTTAGATGATGATGTAGAGCTTGACCCAGGCTGGCTAGCGGCTATCCAAAATGCCTTCACCGATGCGACTGTGCATCTAGTAGGCGGGCGCAACCTACCGCACTATGAGAGCGAACCGCCCCCCTGGCTCCAGTATTTTTGGCAAAAATGTCCTGGTGGGCAGCTCTGCACCGAGCTAAGCATACTTGACCTGGGCAACCAAAGCCACCTGATCGACGCCAACTATGTCTGGGGGTTGAACTTCTCAATCCGCAAGGGCACGTTGTTCGAGCTAGGCGGCTTCCATCCCGACTGCATTCCCAAACGGTTGCAGCACCTCCAGGGCGATGGCGAAACGGGGCTAACCCGTCAGGCCAACCAACAGGGCTACAAAGCTATTTACGAACCGTTGGCCCTGCTGCACCACGTGGTGCCCGCCGCCCGCCTGACGCCTGAGTACTTTGAGTCGCGCTACTTTTATCAAGGGGTGTGCGATTCGTACACGGCTATTCGCGATCGCTATCGCAGCCAAGATGCCGGAGCAGACGCCATTGGCAAAGCCCAACGGTTAAATTACTACGTTGGCAAGATCAAAGGAAGATTGGCCAGTTTGGCTAAGGGCAGCGCCGAGTACAGAGCCATTCGGCGGCGCTGCAAGGTTGCCTATACCGCTGGGTTTGCGTTTCATCAACAGCAAGTAGCTCAGCACCCAGCTCTTTTAGAGTGGGTCATAAAAGAGGATTACTGGGATTATCAGCTGCCCAACATCGTTGTTGCATCCCTCAGCTGAGGCGTTTAGTAGCAAGTGCGCCCAAGATCCTGTCGAAAAGCCGCCTTGGGTCGAGGGGTAGCCCCATCTGTTGATTTAATTAAACAGGCTACGCGATCGCAGCCATCCTGGGCAGACTAAAAGCAGCAGGCCGCCTTGCCCTTCCGCAGGCGCTGCTCCTTCTATCCTTTACCCAAAGGCGCTGCCCCCATGCCATCCTCCTCCACCGTCACTGCCGCCCAGCTCTCCCCCGTTCAGCAAATTGTTCACAATAGCGAAATGCTGGCGCTGATTCTCTCCCATCGCTTTGCGGAGCCGGGTATTCACTTCTTTACCCCCAACGAGCTATCGCAGCAGCTCGCCTACATGAAATACGACGCCGGCAAAACCATTCCGGCCCACGTCCACAACCCCGTACACCGCGACGTGTTTCACACCCAGGAAGTGCTGTTCATCAAGAAGGGAAAGCTGCGGGTTGACTTCTATAGCCAGGAGCAGGAGTACCTAGAGAGCCGCGTGCTGGAAGGCGGCGATGTGATCCTACTGGTGACGGGTGGCCATGGTTTTGAAGTGCTGGAAGACCTAGAGATGGTCGAGGTCAAGCAAGGCCCCTACATGGGCGATCAGGACAAAACCCGCTTCTCTGGGATATCGTCTAGCCAGGCCACTATTGCAGGCTAGGCAACACCATGGCGTTTATTCCTGTCAACGAGCCCGCCCTCAACGGCAACGAAAAAAAGTATCTGCTGGAATGCCTAGAGACGGGCTGGATTTCGTCGGAAGGCCCCTTTGTCGATCGCTTTGAGGCAGAGTTTGCCCAGCGGGTAGGTCGCCAGCACGGCGTCGCGGTGGCCAACGGCTCTGCCGCCCTCGACGTGGCGGTAGCTGCCCTAGGACTAGGGCCCGGGGATGAGGTGATTTTGCCTACGTTTACGATTATTTCCTGCGCGGCGGCGATCGTCCGTGCCGGAGCCAAGCCAGTCGTTGTCGATGTCGACCCCATTACCTGGAATATGGATGTGGGTCAGCTCGAGGCCTGCATTACTCCCCGAACCCGAGCGATTATGGTGGTGCACATCTACGGGCTGCCCGTGGATATGGAGCCGCTGCTGGCGATCGCCCAGCGCCACCACCTAGCCATCATTGAAGACGCTGCCGAGATGCACGGTCAGACCTACCGGGGGCAGCCCTGTGGCAGCTTTGGCGACATCAGCACCTTTAGCTTTTACGCCAACAAGCACATCACCACGGGCGAAGGCGGCATGGTGCTCACCGACGATGCGGAGCTGGCGGAACGCTGCCGCTCCCTGCGCAACCTCTGTTTTCAGCCCCAGCAGCGCTTTGTCCACGAAGAGCTGGGCTGGAACTTTCGCCTAGGCAACCTGCAAGCGGCTCTGGGAGTGGCTCAATTAGAGCAGCTCGACGGCTTTATTGCCCGCAAACGCGCGATTGGGCAGCGCTACACCGAAGGATTAGTCGGTGTGCAGGGGCTGCAACTGCCGCTGGCCGCCACCGACTACGCCGAGAATGTTTACTGGGTCTACGGCCTGGTGCTCGACGACGGGGTGCCATTCGATGCGATCGAGGCCATGCAGCGCCTCAAGGCCAAGGGCGTTGGCACGCGGCCCTTTTTCTGGCCCATGCACGAGCAGCCCGTGTTCCGTAAAATGGGGCTGTTTGAGGGCGAAAAGCACCCCGTGGCTGAGCGCATCGCCCGGCGCGGCTTTTACCTGCCCAGCGGCCTAGCCCTCACTGACGGACAGATTGATCAAGTAATTACCACTGTGCGAGAGGTGATGGCGTGAGTGTATTTAATGCCTATGCTCAGTACTACGACCTGCTGTACCAGGACAAAGACTACGCCCAAGAGGCCGACTTTATTCATCAACTGCTCAAAACCCACGCCCCTGCGGCTCAGCATTTGCTAGAGCTGGGCAGCGGCACCGGTCGCCATGCCGAATGTCTAGCGGAACGGGGCTATCAGGTCACCGGGGTCGAGCGCAGTGAAGAGATGCTGGCTCGCTGTGGTGAACGGCAGGCCGAGCAGGCTAGCAAGATCGCCCAGCAGCTCAAATTCCTTCAGGGCGATCTGCGGAAGGTGAGGCTAGAGCAAACCTTTGACTGCGTGCTGTCGTTGTTTCACGTAATTAGCTACCAGACCAGCAACGCCGATTTGGCGGCGGCCTTTGCCACCGTAACCCAGCACCTTAAGCCGGGGGGCGTGTTTGTTTTTGACGTATGGTACGGGCCTGCGGTGCTGCACGACCAGCCCCAAGTGCGGGTCAAGCGCCTGCAAAATGAGAACCTGGCCATTACCCGCATAGCCGAGCCGGTGCTACACCCCAATGACAACGTGGTGGATGTGAACTATCACGTTCTGCTACAGCAGTTGGGCACCGACACCTGGAAAGAGCTGCGCGAGCTGCACCGCATGCGCTATCTGTTTAAGCCCGAGCTGGAGCTACTGCTTCACCAAGCGGGGATGGATCTGGTAACCTGTGGCGAATGGATGAGCGATCGCCCCGCCAGTCTAGACACCTGGGGCGTCTACTTTGTCGCTGTGAAGTTATGAAGGTCGCTATCCCAGTTTCTGCCGCATTTCCGTCAGCCGGCGGTGGTTACACCTTTGAGTCAGAAATTGTGGCAGCGCTGATCGACCTAGCCTCAGAAATACACCACCAGGTCACGATTTTTAGCGGGGCCAAAGGCGACGGGCAGGAGACACCACACCCCAATCTCACTATCCTTCACCCGCCCAGCCAGTTGATGGCGGGAGCTATTCCTGCTGTGCTACGGCAGGGGATGAGTCTGGCCCACGCTAGCGGCAGTCCCAAGCTGGCCAACCAAGCCGATAAAGTTCAGGCCGCCTTTGTGCGACGCTTTATTCTGCAAAACCGCTTTGACTTCGCCTGGGTACTGGCCCCCGCCGCGCTGATCCAGTGCCCTAGACAAATTCCCTATGCCCTAACTCTATGGGATTTACAGCACCGTCTTCAGCCCTACTTTCCCGAGGTGAGCCAGGGGCGCGAGTGGGGCAAGCGCGAGCGGTTCTACCGGGCGAACCTGCCTCGAGCAACCTATGTGGTCACCGGCACTGAGCGAGGCAAGGCTGAGATCGAGCGCTTTTACCAAATCGCACCGGAGCGAATTCAGGTGATTCCATTCCCGACGCCGAGGTTGGGGGATGCCATTGCTAATCACGCCTCCACAAAAGAAGAATTCCTAGCCCAGCACCGTCTACCCAGTCAATACTTCTTCTATCCGGCCCAGTTTTGGCCCCACAAAAATCACTACAATCTGCTCAAGGCATTCAAAACCTTAGTTAGCGAGCACAAAGATGTTGCCCTGGTGTTGACTGGCTCAGACAAGGGCAACGCGAGCTATGTCAAGCAGCTAATTCACGATTTAGATCTCGTTGCCAAGGTTCACATCCTAGGGTTTGTCTCAAAGGAAGAACTAGCTAATCTCTACAAGTACGCCCTGGCGCTGGTGTTTCCCACCCATTTTGGGCCAGATAATCTGCCACCGCTGGAGGCTTTTTCCCTAGGCTGTCCGGTGATTGCATCCCAGGTGCCAGGGGCGGCAGAACAGTTGGGTGATGCGGCCCTGCTGGTCGATCAGCGCGATGCGGCCCAGATGGCATGGGCGATGAAATCTGTTTGCGGAGACGAAGCCCTGCGCCACAACCTGATTCAAAAGGGCTTGACGAGGGCGAAAAGTTGGCAACCCCAAGACTATGCGAGGCGGCTAATCGCGCTTTTGGATGAGTTTGAGAGCATTCGCTACTGCTGGCCCAACAGCACTAGCCACCCTAGCAATACCTAGTTTTCTTATGGATAATAAGGCCTATATTTTAATTCCGGTGCACAACCGTAGGGCGACTACTCTAAGCTGTTTGCAGGATCTTGATCGCAACGGCGACCTGACACGCCATAGGGTAGTGGTGATCGACGACGGCTCTACCGACGGCACTGGGGCAGCCATTCAAGCCAGTTTCCCCACCATAACCGTGCTAACAGGCGACGGTCACCTATGGTGGACGGGGGCAATTCGCCTGGGGATGGAGTATGCGATCGCCCAAGGAGCACA is a genomic window containing:
- the pseG gene encoding UDP-2,4-diacetamido-2,4,6-trideoxy-beta-L-altropyranose hydrolase → MQVLFRADASTQIGTGHVMRCLALAQACLAEGGQAHFLMGCEGATLAQRLTGEGVAVSYGSVPWASEADAQNTIALAKDLQADWVIVDGYHFGAEYQKWLKDVGTKLLVLDDYGHATHYWADIVLNQNITAEEEIYANRESYTKLLLGTRYALLREEFWPWRSWKRQITPIASKVLVTLGGSDPSNITLAVIQALQKAEIAELEAVVVAGASNPHCSELAQAVKGWEKSITLKQNVTNMPELMAWADLAITAGGSTCWETAFMGLPSMAIPLVENQTAIVKTLSSLDAVVSISSHEAFEINSFAHCLEKYLKQQELRSSLSKKFSNLVDGYGSERLAMVLQESLIRLRPVNEEDCSLLWHWANDPVTRASSFSSELISWHEHIQWFNAKIKSESCTMYIALNNRDQPVGLIRCEVDAKNEAVVSINIASQYRGMGYASSIIEKSSSKMLRNSKLHQLNAYVKQDNLASIKAFLKAGFKQTDKPSSETSNSKPSAIHLIKQNHYF
- the pseI gene encoding pseudaminic acid synthase, which translates into the protein MKTINICNYKLGNTAQPFVIAEMSGNHNQSLARALELVDAAAKAGAHGLKIQTYTADTMTLDIKEGEFFIKDPNSLWQGNSLYSLYQQAHTPWEWHQPIFDRCKELGLVGFSSPFDATAVDFLETLDVPCYKIASFENTDLPLIRKVASTGKPMIISTGMATIAELDEAVCTARAAGCPDLILLKCTSTYPASPANANIMTIPHLRQLFDVQVGLSDHTMGIGVAVASVALGATLIEKHFTLSRADGGVDSAFSMEPDELHQLVIETERAWQSLGQVSYGATKDEEKSVRFRRSLYVGQPMEAGEVFTANNLRIIRPGFGLAPKYFDDLIGKPVKKATPAGTPVTWDLIL
- a CDS encoding FkbM family methyltransferase, which encodes MGYPPDLEQQIKRINTFEEKYPAPDAHQCYGLGKWLKRHLALREGIPLHIHMDHGVRISEAMTNCDLFATQPIFFTSAAQRNEYVKQTGKQAYVSGSPFVACRILNQIKSDPNARGTVAFPVHSTHLIDVVIDWEKYADDLLNLPAEYQPVTVCLYWKDLLAGRHTPFIKRSMTVVTTGHMADPDFATTFYAILRQHRYCTSNMVGSYTFYAVEMGIPFFIHGMPPVFNNHGHDHNRPTGTYTVDNLADDREKRDFLEFQNLFELDMNAEVTISERTRALCLSKLGLGQADSKATLRRVIYQAWANHVARWPINKAHGAVKKLRRLAQPTKSRLNQALTGNIRQLEGVDIPASKMISPIIRQTINSGVYEFGEISLLKKYLDKQDTVMEIGGGIGFLSGYCAKKVGSERVFTYEANPVLKEAIQTLHAKNGVSPTVAIAMVANTNDTSKTEKFYVTPDFWSSSPIQPTTEIVDRVIEVPVKSFEQELEKNQPTLLVVDIEGGEYDLFAQATLNTVRKLIVEVHYAVLGPEKVAALKTTFSSLGFELVEAIANCDDQIWYLQRSPL
- a CDS encoding glycosyltransferase family 2 protein, translating into MISVIIPTLNRADSLALALESMTRQQAPGNDFEVLVVDNGSTDHTKAVVQAFADELAWAHLRYIFEPEPGLLSGRHRGAQEAQGDILSFLDDDVELDPGWLAAIQNAFTDATVHLVGGRNLPHYESEPPPWLQYFWQKCPGGQLCTELSILDLGNQSHLIDANYVWGLNFSIRKGTLFELGGFHPDCIPKRLQHLQGDGETGLTRQANQQGYKAIYEPLALLHHVVPAARLTPEYFESRYFYQGVCDSYTAIRDRYRSQDAGADAIGKAQRLNYYVGKIKGRLASLAKGSAEYRAIRRRCKVAYTAGFAFHQQQVAQHPALLEWVIKEDYWDYQLPNIVVASLS
- a CDS encoding DegT/DnrJ/EryC1/StrS aminotransferase family protein; this translates as MAFIPVNEPALNGNEKKYLLECLETGWISSEGPFVDRFEAEFAQRVGRQHGVAVANGSAALDVAVAALGLGPGDEVILPTFTIISCAAAIVRAGAKPVVVDVDPITWNMDVGQLEACITPRTRAIMVVHIYGLPVDMEPLLAIAQRHHLAIIEDAAEMHGQTYRGQPCGSFGDISTFSFYANKHITTGEGGMVLTDDAELAERCRSLRNLCFQPQQRFVHEELGWNFRLGNLQAALGVAQLEQLDGFIARKRAIGQRYTEGLVGVQGLQLPLAATDYAENVYWVYGLVLDDGVPFDAIEAMQRLKAKGVGTRPFFWPMHEQPVFRKMGLFEGEKHPVAERIARRGFYLPSGLALTDGQIDQVITTVREVMA
- a CDS encoding class I SAM-dependent methyltransferase; the protein is MSVFNAYAQYYDLLYQDKDYAQEADFIHQLLKTHAPAAQHLLELGSGTGRHAECLAERGYQVTGVERSEEMLARCGERQAEQASKIAQQLKFLQGDLRKVRLEQTFDCVLSLFHVISYQTSNADLAAAFATVTQHLKPGGVFVFDVWYGPAVLHDQPQVRVKRLQNENLAITRIAEPVLHPNDNVVDVNYHVLLQQLGTDTWKELRELHRMRYLFKPELELLLHQAGMDLVTCGEWMSDRPASLDTWGVYFVAVKL
- a CDS encoding glycosyltransferase family 1 protein, with the translated sequence MKVAIPVSAAFPSAGGGYTFESEIVAALIDLASEIHHQVTIFSGAKGDGQETPHPNLTILHPPSQLMAGAIPAVLRQGMSLAHASGSPKLANQADKVQAAFVRRFILQNRFDFAWVLAPAALIQCPRQIPYALTLWDLQHRLQPYFPEVSQGREWGKRERFYRANLPRATYVVTGTERGKAEIERFYQIAPERIQVIPFPTPRLGDAIANHASTKEEFLAQHRLPSQYFFYPAQFWPHKNHYNLLKAFKTLVSEHKDVALVLTGSDKGNASYVKQLIHDLDLVAKVHILGFVSKEELANLYKYALALVFPTHFGPDNLPPLEAFSLGCPVIASQVPGAAEQLGDAALLVDQRDAAQMAWAMKSVCGDEALRHNLIQKGLTRAKSWQPQDYARRLIALLDEFESIRYCWPNSTSHPSNT